The following are from one region of the Gossypium hirsutum isolate 1008001.06 chromosome D03, Gossypium_hirsutum_v2.1, whole genome shotgun sequence genome:
- the LOC107949923 gene encoding syntaxin-71 isoform X4, whose translation MSSSPSTSSTAIKFDSDERFDNKYFQEFEQSSQFRQDYEMRKMKQELDRQVPLMDEINTKVDKAAADFKNTNVRLKDTVTQFWE comes from the exons ATGTCTTCATCACCTTCAACTTCTAGTACTGCAATTAAATTTGATTCAG ATGAGCGTTTTGACAACAAATACTTTCAAGAATTTGAGCAGTCAAGTCAGTTCAGGCAGGACTACGAAATGAGGAAAATGAAGCAG GAACTAGATAGGCAAGTTCCTTTGATGGATGAAATTAACACCAAG GTGGACAAGGCAGCTGCTGACTTTAAGAATACCAATGTTAGACTTAAAGATACTGTCACACAG TTCTGGGAATAG
- the LOC107949923 gene encoding uncharacterized protein isoform X1 encodes MLRFVEPRLDYLRRSLSCRDWLSRRLKGFQLKRWLLVMIRSLHCRTGFKLYLMELLLLNKLEARCLHHLQLLVLQLNLIQELDRQVPLMDEINTKVDKAAADFKNTNVRLKDTVTQVINYNFIKCRFPCISSLFTSLLDVT; translated from the exons ATGCTGAGATTCGTCGAACCAAGGCTCGATTACTTGAGGAGGTCCCTAAGCTGCAGAGATTGGCTGTCAAGAAG GTTAAAGGGATTTCAACTGAAGAGATGGCTGCTCGTAATGATCAGGTCCTTGCATTGCCGGACAGGATTCAAGCTATACCTGATGGAACTGCTGCTACTAAACAAACTGGAGGCTAGATGTCTTCATCACCTTCAACTTCTAGTACTGCAATTAAATTTGATTCAG GAACTAGATAGGCAAGTTCCTTTGATGGATGAAATTAACACCAAG GTGGACAAGGCAGCTGCTGACTTTAAGAATACCAATGTTAGACTTAAAGATACTGTCACACAGGTGATCAATTATAACTTTATTAAGTGTAGATTCCCATGCATTTCATCTTTATTCACTTCTTTGCTGGATGTAACATAA
- the LOC107949923 gene encoding syntaxin-71 isoform X3, which yields MSSSPSTSSTAIKFDSDERFDNKYFQEFEQSSQFRQDYEMRKMKQELDRQVPLMDEINTKVDKAAADFKNTNVRLKDTVTQVINYNFIKCRFPCISSLFTSLLDVT from the exons ATGTCTTCATCACCTTCAACTTCTAGTACTGCAATTAAATTTGATTCAG ATGAGCGTTTTGACAACAAATACTTTCAAGAATTTGAGCAGTCAAGTCAGTTCAGGCAGGACTACGAAATGAGGAAAATGAAGCAG GAACTAGATAGGCAAGTTCCTTTGATGGATGAAATTAACACCAAG GTGGACAAGGCAGCTGCTGACTTTAAGAATACCAATGTTAGACTTAAAGATACTGTCACACAGGTGATCAATTATAACTTTATTAAGTGTAGATTCCCATGCATTTCATCTTTATTCACTTCTTTGCTGGATGTAACATAA
- the LOC107949923 gene encoding uncharacterized protein isoform X2, whose translation MLRFVEPRLDYLRRSLSCRDWLSRRLKGFQLKRWLLVMIRSLHCRTGFKLYLMELLLLNKLEARCLHHLQLLVLQLNLIQELDRQVPLMDEINTKVDKAAADFKNTNVRLKDTVTQFWE comes from the exons ATGCTGAGATTCGTCGAACCAAGGCTCGATTACTTGAGGAGGTCCCTAAGCTGCAGAGATTGGCTGTCAAGAAG GTTAAAGGGATTTCAACTGAAGAGATGGCTGCTCGTAATGATCAGGTCCTTGCATTGCCGGACAGGATTCAAGCTATACCTGATGGAACTGCTGCTACTAAACAAACTGGAGGCTAGATGTCTTCATCACCTTCAACTTCTAGTACTGCAATTAAATTTGATTCAG GAACTAGATAGGCAAGTTCCTTTGATGGATGAAATTAACACCAAG GTGGACAAGGCAGCTGCTGACTTTAAGAATACCAATGTTAGACTTAAAGATACTGTCACACAG TTCTGGGAATAG